One Stenotrophomonas oahuensis genomic region harbors:
- a CDS encoding alpha/beta hydrolase: MSSVHAQQRNPLQKIGQTVLDEPAQSYRFERFVIDSADHSRRWRVNVGVPVAPGKVPAPALYMLDGNAAAMVLDQAMLGELAAKAAPVLVFIGYDNDLRVDSAARTQDYTAWIDVADDESGKTVSSGGGAFQFLDMIERQIKPEVEKRARIDPQQQSLWGHSLGGLFVLSTLYTRPAAFQHYIAASPSLWWSQGAPQRDMEKQFIDNRRGQPAQLTVMLGGDERSGNRGVRDMTNPRVVAHLRRIGGATPDAAWQLSQRLGELPGLQVGYREFPGLGHGPMLPASLKATLSQLYGIADRSASPTAADRAAD; the protein is encoded by the coding sequence ATGAGCAGTGTCCACGCCCAGCAGCGCAATCCGCTGCAGAAGATCGGCCAGACGGTGCTGGATGAGCCGGCGCAGTCCTACCGGTTCGAACGTTTCGTGATCGACAGCGCCGACCATTCGCGCCGCTGGCGGGTGAATGTGGGCGTTCCGGTGGCACCGGGCAAGGTGCCGGCCCCGGCGCTGTACATGCTGGACGGCAATGCCGCCGCGATGGTCCTGGACCAGGCGATGCTCGGCGAGCTGGCGGCCAAAGCGGCCCCGGTGCTGGTGTTCATCGGCTACGACAACGACCTGCGGGTGGACTCCGCGGCCCGCACCCAGGACTACACCGCGTGGATCGACGTCGCCGACGATGAAAGCGGCAAGACCGTGTCCAGCGGCGGCGGTGCGTTCCAGTTCCTGGACATGATCGAGCGTCAGATCAAGCCCGAGGTGGAAAAACGCGCCCGTATCGACCCGCAGCAGCAGTCTTTATGGGGGCATTCGCTGGGCGGCCTGTTCGTGCTCAGCACCCTGTACACCCGCCCGGCGGCGTTCCAGCACTACATCGCAGCCAGTCCGTCGCTGTGGTGGAGCCAGGGCGCACCGCAAAGGGACATGGAAAAGCAGTTCATCGACAACCGTCGCGGCCAGCCGGCACAGCTGACGGTGATGCTGGGTGGCGACGAACGCAGTGGCAACCGCGGCGTGCGCGACATGACCAACCCCCGCGTGGTGGCACACCTGCGCCGCATCGGCGGCGCCACCCCGGATGCCGCCTGGCAGCTGAGCCAGCGCCTGGGTGAACTTCCCGGCCTGCAGGTTGGCTACCGTGAGTTTCCCGGCCTGGGCCACGGACCGATGCTGCCGGCCTCGCTGAAGGCCACCCTGAGCCAGCTGTATGGCATTGCCGACCGCAGTGCCTCACCGACGGCTGCCGACCGCGCCGCAGATTGA
- a CDS encoding heme/hemin ABC transporter substrate-binding protein yields MRLSINLPHSLLALALMGALSACGDKPAAPESASSAPATVAAPGEAKADALPAGWQRVAGTDVPSVEGITPVLPVTLTSDDGASVTVSDTSKIVAGGDDVIAVIEALGMGAQVYAAPLRSATESGRNAPKQFLFNRTTGVEGVLSLEGSLFLGNSLRRHTELAKKLRGAGEAAVVVDDLQPAPDKVRKVAAALGAGEAGETLATQVQAQLDEAAAVAKASAQHPRVIHLSATGAGGAPTVAGADSASGKLIALAGGVNIGTEAGVQNYSALSNEGVVAAAPDVILVTENDLQLFGGEAGLWKAYPTLKQTPAGAANRVWVMPDVQLKSTSVGSGSGALALAKALAALPAP; encoded by the coding sequence ATGCGTCTTTCGATCAACCTGCCTCACTCGCTGCTGGCGCTGGCCCTGATGGGCGCGTTGAGCGCCTGCGGCGACAAGCCGGCCGCACCAGAAAGCGCGTCGTCCGCGCCGGCAACGGTCGCGGCACCGGGGGAGGCGAAGGCCGATGCGCTGCCGGCAGGCTGGCAGCGTGTGGCAGGGACCGATGTGCCGAGCGTCGAGGGAATCACGCCGGTGCTGCCGGTGACCCTCACCTCCGACGACGGTGCCTCGGTCACAGTTTCCGATACCTCGAAGATCGTCGCCGGTGGCGACGACGTCATTGCGGTGATTGAAGCGCTGGGCATGGGCGCGCAGGTGTACGCCGCGCCGCTGCGCTCGGCCACCGAGTCAGGGCGCAATGCACCGAAGCAGTTCCTGTTCAACCGCACCACCGGCGTCGAGGGCGTGCTGAGCCTGGAAGGCTCGCTGTTCCTGGGCAACAGCCTGCGCCGGCATACCGAGCTGGCGAAGAAGCTGCGTGGCGCAGGCGAGGCGGCCGTGGTCGTGGACGACCTGCAGCCGGCCCCGGACAAGGTCCGCAAGGTTGCCGCCGCGCTGGGCGCTGGGGAGGCCGGCGAGACGCTGGCAACGCAGGTGCAGGCGCAGCTGGATGAAGCGGCCGCAGTGGCAAAGGCCAGTGCGCAACATCCGCGGGTGATCCACCTGTCGGCCACCGGGGCCGGCGGCGCGCCGACGGTAGCGGGGGCGGACAGCGCGTCGGGCAAGCTGATCGCGTTGGCCGGCGGCGTGAACATCGGTACCGAAGCCGGCGTGCAGAACTATTCGGCGCTCAGCAATGAAGGCGTGGTCGCGGCGGCACCGGATGTGATCCTGGTGACCGAGAACGATCTGCAGCTGTTCGGCGGCGAAGCGGGGCTGTGGAAGGCCTATCCGACCCTGAAGCAGACGCCGGCGGGTGCCGCCAATCGCGTATGGGTGATGCCCGACGTGCAGCTGAAATCCACCAGTGTGGGCTCGGGCAGTGGCGCGCTGGCGCTGGCCAAGGCGTTGGCGGCGTTGCCGGCACCGTGA
- a CDS encoding FecCD family ABC transporter permease, which translates to MTGRTRRTAGGWVLLVMALALLGAILASFAVGPLRLPPLEVVQAIGVKLGWVDPSQVSTRDLAVVWNLRIPRALLGALVGASLAMAGASLQGLFGNPLADPGIVGVTQGAALGAVAAIVLGAGSVGGWTLPLAAFAGGAAAISLTYALARPGRNSGTATLLLVGIAMAAFCSAAIGFLTYIASESELQSLVFWQMGSLAQADWADVAAATPVFVLGTLALLRLATPLDMLALGERQAQHLGLDVQRTRLKLIAFSALLVGGAVAFAGSIGFVGLVVPHVVRMLVGPGHRWLLPVSAVTGALLIVVADTAARTLDPPAEIPLGLFSAALGAPFFLWLVLHQRRSGAV; encoded by the coding sequence ATGACCGGTCGTACCCGTCGCACGGCCGGGGGCTGGGTGCTGCTGGTCATGGCGCTGGCACTGCTCGGCGCGATTCTGGCGTCGTTTGCGGTCGGCCCGTTGCGTCTGCCGCCGCTCGAAGTGGTGCAGGCAATCGGGGTCAAGCTGGGCTGGGTGGACCCGTCGCAGGTGAGCACGCGCGATCTGGCGGTGGTGTGGAACCTGCGCATTCCGCGTGCCCTGCTGGGCGCGCTGGTGGGGGCATCACTGGCAATGGCCGGTGCCAGTCTGCAGGGCCTGTTCGGCAATCCGCTGGCCGACCCGGGCATCGTGGGGGTGACCCAGGGTGCCGCGTTGGGCGCGGTGGCGGCGATCGTGCTGGGGGCGGGCAGTGTCGGCGGTTGGACCTTGCCGCTGGCGGCGTTTGCCGGCGGTGCCGCGGCGATCAGCCTGACCTACGCGCTGGCGCGGCCGGGCCGCAACAGTGGTACGGCCACGCTGTTGCTGGTGGGCATTGCCATGGCAGCGTTCTGTTCGGCGGCGATTGGTTTCCTGACCTACATCGCCAGCGAAAGCGAACTGCAGTCGCTGGTGTTCTGGCAGATGGGCTCGCTGGCGCAGGCGGATTGGGCGGACGTGGCAGCGGCAACACCGGTGTTCGTGCTGGGGACGCTGGCGCTGCTGCGCCTGGCCACACCGCTGGACATGCTGGCGCTGGGGGAGCGTCAGGCGCAGCACCTGGGGCTGGATGTGCAGCGCACGCGCTTGAAGCTGATTGCGTTCAGCGCACTGCTGGTGGGGGGGGCGGTGGCGTTTGCGGGGTCGATTGGCTTCGTGGGTCTGGTGGTGCCGCACGTGGTGAGAATGCTGGTGGGTCCGGGGCATCGCTGGCTGCTGCCGGTGTCGGCAGTGACGGGCGCACTGCTGATTGTGGTGGCCGACACCGCGGCGCGGACGCTGGATCCGCCGGCGGAAATTCCGCTGGGCCTGTTCTCGGCAGCGCTGGGGGCGCCGTTCTTCCTGTGGCTGGTGTTGCATCAGCGGCGGAGCGGGGCGGTATGA
- a CDS encoding heme ABC transporter ATP-binding protein, producing the protein MSAPFLHLKGVGLRYGERAILDDITLGFAPGTLTALVGPNGAGKSTLLAVAAGDVAADAGQVILHDQPIAHWKAKALARERAVMPQDHAVRFAFTVDEVVAMGRLPHPADPARDAALIESALDKAEMQGLRAREVRTLSGGEAARATFARVLTQDTPLLLLDEPTAALDLRHQERTLRAVRELANNGACVIVVVHDLNLAAGYADRIVLLEQGRVAADGTPDEVLTREHIERVYHQAVLVLRHPQRDVPLVVVADS; encoded by the coding sequence ATGAGCGCGCCCTTCCTGCACTTGAAGGGGGTGGGCCTGCGCTATGGGGAGCGCGCGATCCTGGATGACATCACGCTGGGCTTTGCGCCGGGGACGCTGACCGCGCTGGTGGGGCCGAACGGCGCGGGGAAGTCGACGCTGCTGGCGGTGGCGGCGGGGGACGTGGCCGCGGATGCAGGGCAGGTGATCCTGCACGACCAGCCGATCGCGCACTGGAAGGCAAAGGCGCTGGCACGCGAGCGGGCGGTGATGCCACAGGACCATGCGGTGCGTTTTGCGTTCACGGTTGACGAAGTGGTGGCAATGGGACGGCTGCCGCATCCAGCGGACCCGGCGCGCGATGCAGCGCTGATCGAGTCCGCGCTGGACAAGGCGGAAATGCAGGGATTGCGCGCGCGCGAAGTGCGCACGTTGTCCGGTGGCGAGGCCGCGCGTGCGACCTTCGCCCGTGTGCTCACCCAGGACACGCCGCTGCTGCTGCTGGACGAGCCAACTGCGGCACTGGACCTGCGCCACCAGGAACGCACGCTGCGCGCGGTGCGCGAACTGGCGAACAACGGTGCCTGCGTGATCGTGGTGGTGCACGACCTCAATCTGGCGGCTGGCTACGCAGACCGCATCGTGCTGCTGGAGCAGGGCCGGGTCGCGGCGGACGGCACGCCCGACGAAGTACTCACCCGCGAGCACATCGAGCGCGTGTATCACCAGGCTGTATTGGTCCTGCGCCATCCGCAGCGCGACGTGCCGCTGGTGGTGGTGGCGGATTCCTGA
- a CDS encoding TonB-dependent siderophore receptor: MSFSPARSPRLNPNRLALACVLAVAAPVAFAQNATDLDSVQVNAYRTTNSTSGATKTSTAIAETAQSVSVIERAELDARGVQSLNDAMRYVAGVSLESSGIDNRVDDFRIRGFDAGSWANNVTLDGMRAPQGSQWNRSMFDSWNLARVEVLKGPSAVMYGQMAPGGMVNQVSKTPTPDQEQLLRLGVDANGQYSAAFDIGAGTADNTHLGRLVGLYRNGDTQIKHTEQEHWFLAPSYTWQIAERTRLTLLGMYQKDDGGSTYQFLPMASTLQPTQYGYMKNTTFIGEPGWNTFDRTLWTAGWMFEHAFNDHLTLIQNARRTHVDSLYRGVVTFGALNADGRTQNRRGVQGTGDSDGDTFDTRLQARFSTGAVDHTVLLGWDWQRADWEGVRSAMTNPRAIDVFNPVYYNYQPTVSTETPTAGVNRQSGVYLQDQLAVANWRFTLGGRYDWTKDDTLSATRNIATGISQPGPHNVIKNEAFTGRAGVLYVFENGLTPYVSYAESFQPSTKSPLDSFTRNAFDPVTGEQWEAGLKYQPANVDGLLTLAAYDLRQQNMIVDDPNPAHRNCGSTGTTVCSIQGDEGRVRGIELEGRITPFEGFSLIGAASRMDSEMIRSSAYAGKQLAMVPDYTASFWADYTFQAGALRGLSLAAGARYNGESYGDSANLYRIPSYTLFDAAIRYDLGQLGSTHVQLALNASNLSDKRYVSTCTGVSSCYYGSGRTVMATATFGW; encoded by the coding sequence ATGTCTTTCTCCCCTGCCCGTTCCCCTCGGTTGAACCCCAACCGGCTTGCACTTGCCTGCGTACTGGCCGTGGCCGCACCGGTCGCCTTCGCCCAGAACGCGACCGATCTCGACAGCGTCCAGGTCAACGCCTACCGCACCACCAACAGCACCAGTGGTGCGACCAAGACCAGCACCGCGATTGCGGAAACCGCACAGTCAGTGTCGGTGATCGAACGTGCGGAACTGGACGCGCGCGGCGTGCAGTCGCTCAATGACGCCATGCGTTACGTGGCCGGCGTCAGCCTGGAAAGCAGCGGCATCGACAACCGCGTGGATGACTTCCGCATCCGCGGATTCGATGCCGGCAGCTGGGCCAACAATGTCACGCTGGACGGCATGCGCGCGCCGCAGGGCAGCCAGTGGAACCGCAGCATGTTCGACAGCTGGAACCTCGCCCGCGTGGAAGTATTGAAGGGTCCTTCCGCAGTAATGTACGGACAAATGGCCCCCGGCGGCATGGTCAACCAGGTAAGCAAGACCCCGACGCCGGACCAGGAACAGCTGCTGCGCCTCGGCGTGGATGCAAACGGGCAATACAGCGCGGCCTTCGACATCGGTGCCGGCACTGCTGACAACACCCACCTGGGCCGGCTGGTCGGCCTGTACCGCAACGGCGACACCCAGATCAAACATACCGAACAGGAACACTGGTTCCTGGCCCCGAGCTACACCTGGCAGATTGCCGAGCGCACGCGCCTGACCCTGCTGGGCATGTACCAGAAGGACGACGGCGGCTCGACCTACCAGTTCCTGCCGATGGCCAGCACACTGCAGCCGACGCAGTACGGCTACATGAAGAACACCACCTTCATCGGCGAGCCAGGCTGGAACACCTTCGACCGTACCTTGTGGACAGCAGGTTGGATGTTCGAACACGCGTTCAACGACCACCTGACCCTGATCCAGAACGCGCGCCGCACCCATGTCGATTCGCTGTACCGGGGCGTGGTGACCTTCGGTGCGCTGAACGCCGATGGCCGCACCCAGAACCGCCGCGGCGTGCAGGGCACCGGTGATTCGGACGGCGATACCTTCGACACGCGTCTGCAGGCGCGCTTCAGCACCGGTGCGGTGGACCATACCGTGCTGCTGGGCTGGGACTGGCAACGGGCCGACTGGGAAGGCGTGCGCAGTGCGATGACCAACCCGCGCGCGATCGATGTGTTCAACCCGGTGTACTACAACTACCAGCCCACGGTGAGCACGGAAACCCCGACGGCGGGCGTGAACCGCCAAAGCGGCGTGTACCTGCAGGACCAGCTGGCGGTGGCGAACTGGCGTTTCACCCTGGGCGGTCGCTATGACTGGACCAAGGACGACACGCTGAGCGCGACCCGTAACATTGCCACCGGCATTTCCCAGCCAGGCCCGCACAATGTGATCAAGAACGAGGCGTTCACCGGCCGTGCCGGCGTGCTGTATGTATTTGAGAACGGGCTGACGCCGTACGTGAGTTACGCCGAGTCGTTCCAGCCGTCGACCAAGTCACCGCTGGACAGCTTCACACGCAACGCGTTCGACCCGGTCACCGGCGAACAGTGGGAAGCAGGTCTGAAGTATCAGCCCGCGAATGTCGATGGCCTGCTGACGCTGGCGGCATACGACCTGCGCCAGCAGAACATGATCGTGGACGACCCGAATCCGGCGCACCGCAACTGCGGCAGCACGGGCACGACGGTGTGTTCGATTCAGGGCGACGAAGGCCGCGTGCGCGGCATCGAACTGGAAGGCCGCATCACCCCGTTCGAAGGCTTCAGCCTGATCGGTGCAGCCTCGCGGATGGATTCGGAAATGATCCGTTCCAGCGCCTACGCCGGCAAGCAGTTGGCGATGGTGCCGGACTACACGGCCTCGTTCTGGGCCGACTACACCTTCCAGGCCGGCGCACTGCGCGGGTTGAGCCTGGCCGCCGGCGCGCGCTACAACGGCGAAAGCTACGGCGACAGCGCCAACCTGTACCGCATTCCGTCCTACACCCTGTTTGACGCGGCCATCCGCTACGATCTGGGCCAGCTGGGCAGCACCCACGTGCAACTTGCCCTCAACGCCAGCAATCTCTCCGACAAGCGCTACGTCTCCACCTGCACCGGCGTCTCGTCCTGCTACTACGGCAGCGGCCGCACGGTGATGGCGACGGCGACGTTCGGCTGGTGA
- a CDS encoding TcfC E-set like domain-containing protein, translating into MSRLLPLSTAMLLSCLPASARAAPVVLDSLHLLEQAGKLPDDFQHHFFDAPLILRVEIDGRYLGDARAVLSRDNAVSLLEFVEHAGSRLPEAERARWQAALTMPHRLGPCTRDCPEGLARLHYSLESSLLSIASSAADAVDVTAPRHHALPQGGSRGLILHHQLNAYASEGASHAGRYALDAQASIGNWSVDGHYQVDRGSDVGSGLRHVVQSLYAQREFNDHFLLAGYFMPNFQGVTRQPRSASSRVFTTAGLMAGSSDSLRVDGQASSLYPVYVTANREGRVEVYRDGALIQSQPVRPGLQRLDTQRLPGGIYEVELRVIEDGRETSRETAVIHKPTHWRDPSRRWRYSAFAGVQRSLLDSVEDPQAGELGAGGVINYLAHARAVLGVAVQQIGNARAAAGSLDWQLNDRASLYTNAYTSSADGHGVDLQGLIRYRTGSVMVSHNRSWQERRPLDAPWYAADDGVDLRAGWLQTSAIGLNHRVGDSGHLAARVSHQRGVSRGVGVDLSFSRRQRLWGSDASWRVSLFDRPGSASTDLRRNRGVDLSMNIALGRDQRRVSGSLGSRAGRQGGRDLYASLGVQQEFEQGLLQGAGVQVTADRDGVGASGNAQFEHPALRGDAYLQRSSLHGERSGGVNLESTLAVGGGRLAMTGAGHLGGTRTGMIVDVRSDVPGVALRAHDRNGGSYVLRPGRNLLPVPAYRAGALQIDFEGRRAPAASIQPSVLPYHLNRGGVLHGEVEVLQTVTVLGQVRDARGRPLTGARVVNHAGRSVAEADGFFALEVSRRAPTLEVQHPEVSQCQFALDGKVTRSQGDVWMAGVLKCPPTGIAQRQAAPAGEAP; encoded by the coding sequence ATGTCGCGCCTGCTTCCGTTGTCGACGGCGATGCTGCTGTCCTGTCTGCCTGCGTCCGCCAGGGCGGCTCCCGTGGTGCTGGACAGCCTGCATCTGCTGGAGCAGGCCGGCAAGTTGCCGGATGATTTCCAGCATCACTTCTTCGACGCCCCGCTGATCCTTCGCGTTGAAATCGATGGCCGCTACCTCGGCGACGCGCGGGCCGTGCTGTCGCGCGACAACGCTGTTTCGCTGCTGGAGTTCGTGGAGCACGCAGGCAGCCGTTTACCAGAGGCGGAACGCGCACGCTGGCAGGCCGCACTGACGATGCCGCATCGACTGGGTCCGTGTACGCGTGACTGTCCCGAAGGCTTGGCCCGGCTGCACTACAGTCTGGAAAGCTCGCTGCTGTCGATTGCCAGTTCCGCCGCCGACGCGGTGGACGTCACCGCGCCCCGACATCACGCATTGCCGCAAGGGGGAAGCCGGGGGCTGATCCTGCACCACCAGCTCAATGCCTACGCCAGCGAAGGTGCGAGCCATGCGGGCCGCTATGCGTTGGACGCCCAGGCCAGCATCGGCAACTGGAGCGTGGACGGACATTACCAGGTGGATCGGGGGAGCGATGTCGGCAGTGGGCTCCGGCACGTGGTGCAGAGCCTGTACGCGCAGCGGGAATTCAACGACCACTTTCTCCTGGCAGGCTACTTCATGCCGAATTTCCAGGGCGTCACCCGACAGCCGCGCTCCGCCAGCAGCCGGGTGTTCACCACCGCCGGCCTCATGGCCGGTTCGTCCGATAGCCTGCGCGTGGACGGGCAGGCGTCGAGCCTTTACCCGGTATACGTCACCGCCAACCGCGAAGGCCGGGTGGAGGTCTACCGCGACGGCGCGCTGATCCAGAGCCAGCCGGTGCGCCCAGGACTGCAGCGACTGGACACGCAGCGTCTTCCCGGCGGCATCTACGAGGTGGAACTGCGGGTCATCGAGGATGGGCGCGAAACCAGCCGTGAAACCGCGGTGATCCACAAACCGACGCATTGGCGGGACCCCAGCCGACGCTGGCGTTACAGCGCCTTTGCCGGCGTGCAGCGCAGCCTGCTGGACAGCGTGGAGGACCCGCAGGCCGGTGAGCTGGGTGCGGGCGGGGTGATCAACTACCTGGCCCACGCCCGTGCCGTGCTGGGTGTGGCCGTGCAGCAGATCGGGAATGCGCGGGCCGCGGCCGGTTCGCTGGACTGGCAGCTCAACGACCGCGCCAGCCTGTACACCAATGCGTACACGTCCAGCGCCGATGGCCACGGTGTCGATCTGCAGGGGTTGATCCGCTATCGGACTGGCAGCGTGATGGTCTCGCACAACCGAAGCTGGCAGGAACGGCGGCCGCTGGACGCTCCCTGGTACGCAGCAGACGATGGGGTCGACCTCCGCGCAGGGTGGCTGCAGACCAGCGCGATCGGACTCAACCACCGCGTGGGCGACAGCGGTCATCTTGCCGCGCGTGTCTCGCACCAGCGCGGAGTCAGTCGTGGTGTCGGCGTGGACCTCTCTTTCAGCCGGCGGCAGCGGCTGTGGGGCAGTGATGCCAGCTGGCGCGTTTCGCTGTTCGACCGGCCGGGCAGCGCCAGCACAGACCTGCGGCGCAATCGTGGCGTCGACCTCAGCATGAACATCGCTCTCGGACGCGACCAGCGCCGCGTCAGCGGCAGCCTGGGTTCGCGCGCAGGTCGGCAGGGCGGACGTGACCTGTACGCGAGTCTGGGCGTGCAGCAGGAATTCGAACAGGGCCTGCTGCAAGGGGCAGGCGTGCAGGTGACCGCAGACCGGGACGGCGTCGGGGCCAGCGGCAACGCACAGTTCGAGCATCCGGCGCTGCGCGGTGACGCCTATCTGCAGCGGTCATCGCTGCACGGCGAGCGCAGTGGCGGCGTGAACCTGGAAAGCACGCTGGCCGTCGGCGGCGGGCGGCTGGCGATGACCGGGGCCGGTCACCTCGGCGGTACGCGTACCGGGATGATCGTGGACGTACGCTCGGATGTTCCCGGCGTCGCACTGCGTGCGCATGATCGCAACGGCGGCAGCTACGTGCTGCGCCCGGGCCGCAACCTGCTGCCGGTGCCCGCGTACCGGGCCGGCGCGCTGCAGATCGACTTCGAGGGACGCCGTGCGCCAGCCGCCAGCATCCAGCCGTCGGTGCTGCCTTATCACCTGAACCGTGGCGGCGTCCTCCATGGCGAAGTCGAGGTGCTGCAGACGGTGACCGTGCTGGGGCAGGTGCGCGATGCGCGGGGACGACCGTTGACCGGTGCCCGCGTGGTCAACCACGCCGGGCGCAGTGTCGCCGAAGCCGACGGTTTCTTCGCGCTGGAAGTGAGTCGCCGCGCGCCGACCCTTGAGGTGCAGCACCCGGAGGTGAGCCAGTGCCAGTTCGCGCTGGACGGCAAGGTCACGCGGTCGCAGGGGGATGTGTGGATGGCCGGCGTGCTGAAGTGTCCGCCGACCGGCATTGCACAGCGTCAGGCCGCGCCGGCGGGAGAAGCACCATGA
- a CDS encoding YncE family protein has product MSRFTALTRTALAVALAVASSSALAEPVFDTPANGFRGQVSARNENVVPGSDAQVTGRQFVPGQQITLLRGDTVLNATPVVVDAQGNFKATVTVPADAVPGQHPVVVRASQPAAAAVATLRVSPNLPLSGEKAFNLASGKLVQGLYQSAYSPAANALYVTSAVGRPPVTQSQLLKVDPKSLKVVKAITPAQVPDAKGGSVYAVYGVGVDDANGNVWVSNTRQDTVAVYRQSDLGLVHQFPVGTVPHARDVVIDSQRGKVFASATGEDHLSVFDAKTLKALEPITVESGVDDGKFVPMSLTLDAAGGKLYTVSMGTPEAAVIDVASGKVDKVIDLGNAVSASGVAVDAKNNRLFVASQGSDNLLIVDIASGKVLHDVAVGAGALNVAFEPVSGLAYVTNRGAGTVTVVDGNGQVVGNLDGGTFPNHVTEDGKGNVFAVNKSRGAEDPKGDRVTRIAKRR; this is encoded by the coding sequence ATGTCCCGTTTCACCGCACTGACCCGTACCGCGCTTGCGGTTGCCCTTGCCGTCGCCAGCAGCAGCGCGCTTGCCGAACCGGTGTTCGATACCCCGGCCAACGGCTTCCGCGGCCAGGTGAGCGCCCGCAATGAAAACGTGGTGCCGGGCAGCGACGCCCAGGTCACCGGCCGCCAGTTCGTGCCCGGCCAGCAGATCACCCTGCTGCGTGGTGACACCGTGCTCAACGCCACCCCGGTGGTGGTCGACGCGCAGGGCAACTTCAAGGCCACGGTGACCGTACCGGCCGATGCCGTGCCGGGCCAGCATCCGGTGGTGGTGCGCGCCAGCCAGCCGGCCGCCGCTGCGGTGGCGACCCTGCGGGTGTCGCCGAACCTGCCGCTGAGCGGCGAGAAGGCGTTCAACCTCGCCTCCGGCAAGCTGGTGCAGGGTCTGTACCAGAGCGCCTACAGCCCGGCCGCCAATGCGCTGTACGTCACCTCGGCGGTGGGCCGCCCCCCGGTCACCCAGTCGCAGCTGCTGAAGGTGGACCCGAAGTCGTTGAAGGTGGTCAAGGCGATCACCCCGGCGCAGGTGCCGGATGCCAAGGGCGGCAGTGTCTACGCGGTGTACGGCGTGGGCGTGGATGATGCCAATGGCAACGTGTGGGTCAGCAACACCCGCCAGGACACGGTGGCGGTGTACCGCCAGTCCGATCTGGGCCTGGTGCATCAGTTCCCGGTCGGCACCGTGCCGCATGCCCGCGACGTGGTGATCGACAGCCAGCGCGGCAAGGTGTTCGCTTCTGCCACCGGTGAAGACCACCTGTCGGTGTTCGATGCAAAGACGCTGAAGGCCCTGGAGCCGATCACCGTGGAATCGGGCGTGGACGACGGCAAGTTCGTGCCGATGAGCCTGACCCTGGATGCGGCTGGCGGCAAGCTTTACACCGTCAGCATGGGTACCCCGGAAGCGGCGGTGATCGACGTGGCCAGCGGCAAGGTCGACAAGGTGATCGACCTCGGCAACGCGGTCAGCGCCTCGGGCGTGGCCGTGGATGCGAAGAACAACCGCCTGTTCGTCGCCTCGCAGGGCAGTGACAACCTGCTCATCGTGGATATCGCCAGCGGCAAGGTGCTGCACGATGTGGCGGTGGGTGCCGGTGCGCTGAACGTGGCGTTCGAACCGGTGTCCGGCTTGGCCTACGTGACCAACCGCGGTGCGGGCACCGTCACCGTAGTGGATGGCAATGGCCAGGTGGTCGGCAACCTGGACGGTGGCACCTTCCCCAACCACGTCACTGAGGACGGCAAGGGCAACGTGTTCGCGGTCAACAAGTCGCGCGGGGCCGAAGACCCCAAGGGCGACCGCGTGACCCGTATCGCCAAGCGCCGTTGA